A single genomic interval of Pieris rapae chromosome 23, ilPieRapa1.1, whole genome shotgun sequence harbors:
- the LOC111002964 gene encoding lethal(2)neighbour of tid protein 2 yields the protein MGRNTVQIRYQDIKKMFTWTYVKKIIVDPAHLSFIAFCILVAELVLNVLIVEKVPYTEIDWKAYMQECEGFLNGTFDYSKLRGDTGPLVYPAGFVYIYSFLYFVTSHGENIKLAQYIFISVYLVSLIFVLRIYFKTKKVPPYALAITILTSYRIHSIHVLRMFNDPIAVLLLYASLNLFLDSRWYLASFIYSLAVSVKMNILLYAPALFFFYLINLGLKDTFKQLFVCGLTQLILGLPFLISNPVAYIRGSFDVGRVFNHTWTVNYRFMDVKVFESAWFHLILLGIHIMLLLLFLPMCIQYFRSYCRLKYVQKQVQPQIDAKNLEDKKKVKAKKTMKSKLEKDEDLTKEQEQLLKSFENMLKKSAPKGSKGNNEVKPKSSEAEAKQYNINFDILSQLFILPMFLVNFIGVVCARSLHYQFYSWYFHTLPYLLWSTNFCLVVRFLILALIEFCWNTYPSTDATSVLLHVCHISILYGIYSKMSREFNFVSQTNKAL from the coding sequence ATGGGACGAAATACCGTTCAGATAAGATATcaagacataaaaaaaatgtttacatggACATATGTGAAGAAAATAATAGTAGATCCTGCTCATTTATCGTTTATTGCATTCTGCATTTTGGTCGCGGAGTTGGTCCTAAATGTACTGATTGTAGAAAAAGTGCCTTACACAGAAATAGATTGGAAAGCATATATGCAAGAATGCGAAGGATTCTTAAATGGTACCTTTGATTACAGCAAGCTCCGTGGTGATACAGGACCTCTGGTGTATCCTGCtggttttgtatatatttattcatttttatactttgttaCTAGTCATggtgaaaatattaagttagcgcaatatatttttatcagtgtttatttagtatcacttatttttgttttaagaatttattttaaaacaaagaaagtGCCACCATATGCCCTTGCAATCACAATTTTAACCTCATATAGAATTCACTCTATTCATGTTTTAAGAATGTTTAATGATCCAATTGCTGTTTTACTGTTGTATGCatcacttaatttatttttagattcaaGGTGGTATTTAGCTAGCTTTATATACAGCTTAGCAGTTTCTGTAAAgatgaatattttgttatatgcGCCAGCcctgtttttcttttatttgattaatttaggattgaaagatacatttaaacaattatttgtatgCGGTCTGACACAATTGATTTTAGGCCTTCCATTTTTGATAAGTAACCCAGTTGCTTATATTCGAGGAAGTTTTGATGTTGGTAGAGTTTTTAATCATACATGGActgttaattatagatttatgGATGTGAAAGTATTTGAAAGTGCAtggtttcatttaattttgttaggaATACATATCATgttgttattattgtttttaccaatgtgtatacaatattttagaaGTTATTGCCGTTTAAAGTATGTTCAAAAGCAAGTACAGCCTCAAATAGATGCCAAAAATTTAGAGGATAAGAAAAAAGTGAAAGCTAAGAAAACAATGAAAAGCAAATTGGAAAAGGATGAAGATCTTACCAAAGAACAggaacaattattaaaatcatttgaaaATATGCTTAAAAAGTCAGCGCCAAAGGGAAGTAAGGGAAACAATGAAGTGAAACCCAAAAGTTCTGAAGCTGAAGCtaagcaatataatataaattttgatatactttcacaattgtttattttacctATGTTTTTGGTTAACTTTATTGGTGTAGTTTGCGCTAGAAGCCTGCACTATCAGTTTTATTCTTGGTATTTCCATACACTACCATACCTGTTGTGGTCAACTAATTTTTGTTTGGttgttagatttttaattttggccTTAATTGAATTTTGCTGGAATACTTATCCAAGTACGGATGCAACTAGTGTTTTATTACATGTGTGTCATATTAGCATTTTGTATGGTATTTACAGTAAAATGTCaagagaatttaattttgtttcacaAACTAATAAAGCTttgtaa
- the LOC111002963 gene encoding septin-2, with protein MAAIDVEPMPIKVETAMRTLKLSGHVGFDSLPDQLVNKSVQNGFVFNILCIGETGLGKSTLMDSLFNTNFESSPSPHNLPTVKLKAHTYELQESSVRLKLTLCDTVGYGDQVNKDDSFKAVVDYIDAQFEAYLQEELKIKRSLPTYHDSRLHVCLYFICPTGHGLKSIDLVCMKKLDTKVNIIPIIAKADTISKTELQKFKSKIMQELQSNGVEIYQFPTDDESVSEVNTTMNSHIPFAVVGSTDFVKIGNKTVRARQYPWGTVQVENESHCDFVKLREMLIRTNMEDMREKTHARHYELYRRRRLAQMGFSDVDAHNKPVSFQQTFEQKRSAHLAELQLKEDEMRQMFVQRVKEKEAELKEAEKELHAKFDKLKKDHTEEKKRLEELRKKIEDDTIEFNRRKQQTQHSHHTLTLGKSKKK; from the exons atggCTGCGATAGACGTTGAGCCTATGCCTATAAAA GTGGAGACTGCAATGCGTACGTTAAAGTTGTCGGGGCATGTCGGTTTCGACAGCCTGCCGGACCAACTAGTAAACAAGAGTGTGCAGAATGGATTTGTGTTCAACATTCTATGTATTG GTGAAACTGGCTTAGGCAAATCTACACTTATGGACTCTTTGTTTAACACCAATTTTGAGTCTTCTCCTAGTCCACACAACCTGCCAACTGTTAAATTGAAAGCACATACCTATGAACTGCAAGAAAGCAGTGTACGGCTTAAG ttGACACTCTGCGACACTGTGGGATATGGTGATCAAGTCAACAAGGACGATAGTTTCAAAGCCGTAGTGGACTACATTGATGCTCAGTTTGAGGCGTATTTGCAAGAAGAGCTTAAAATTAAGCGCTCCCTACCGACTTACCATGACAGCCGCTTGCATGTTTGTCTTTACTTCATTTGTCCGACTG GACATGGCCTCAAATCAATTGATCTTGTTTGTATGAAGAAATTGGATACTAAAGTGAACATTATTCCCATCATTGCAAAGGCTGATACCATCTCGAAGACTGAACTGCAGAAATTtaag TCCAAAATTATGCAAGAACTCCAATCAAACGGTGTCGAAATATACCAGTTTCCAACTGATGATGAATCCGTCTCCGAAGTGAACACTACGATGAACAGTCATATTCCATTTGCTGTGGTTGGCAGCACTGATTTTGTCAAAATTGGGAACAAGACTGTGAGAGCCAGGCAGTATCCTTGGGGGACTGTGCaag TTGAAAATGAGTCTCATTGCGACTTTGTGAAGCTTCGCGAGATGTTAATTCGCACCAACATGGAGGACATGCGAGAGAAGACTCACGCGCGCCACTACGAGTTGTACCGCCGTAGAAGACTCGCGCAAATGGGATTCAGCGATGTTGACGCGCATAACAAACCG GTGTCCTTCCAACAAACATTTGAGCAGAAGAGATCAGCTCATCTCGCCGAGTTGCAGCTGAAAGAAGATGAGATGCGTCAGATGTTCGTTCAACGCGTAAAGGAAAAGGAGGCTGAACTGAAGGAAGCTGAAAAAGAG CTCCATGCGAAATTCGACAAGCTGAAGAAAGACCATACAGAAGAGAAGAAGCGGCTCGAAGAGCTTCGTAAGAAGATAGAAGATGACACAATTGAATTCAACCGTCGCAAACAACAGACCCAACACTCACACCACACTCTTACTCTTGGCAAGAGCAAGAAGAAGTGA